One region of Corvus moneduloides isolate bCorMon1 chromosome 1, bCorMon1.pri, whole genome shotgun sequence genomic DNA includes:
- the TMX3 gene encoding protein disulfide-isomerase TMX3 isoform X1, with product MAAAPGGRPRCLLWAAVVAHVVASGAGFVEDLDESFKENHKDDIWLVDFYAPWCGHCKKLEPVWNEVGIEMRNMGSPVKVGKMDATSFSSIASEFGVRGYPTIKLLKGDLAYNYRGPRTKDDIIEFANRVAGPLIRPLPSQQMFEHVQKRHRVLFVYVGGESPLKEKYIEVASELIVYTYFFSASEDVLPEYVTLPELPAVMVFKDGTYFVYDEYEDGDLSSWINRERFQGYLHVDGFTLYELGDTGKLVAIAVIDDKNSSVEHTRLKSIIQEVARDYRDHFHSDLTIPTIVVLNTSNQQYFLPDRHIESTEDMVQFINNILDGTAEAQGGDGLLQRIKRIIYDAKSTIVSVFKSSPLLGCFLFGLPLGVISIMCYGICTADTEGEVFEHEGAKKESDDRELTDEGSEEEQEEEKNGKYTELSDGELKQKDIMEKKKD from the exons gTTTAAAGAAAACCATAAAGATGATATTTGGCTTGTAGAT TTTTATGCACCTTGGTGTGGCCACTGCAAGAAACTAGAGCCTGTGTGGAATGAAGTGGGCATAGAAATGAGAAACATGGGTTCTCCAGTAAAAGTTGGGAAGATGGATGCAACTTCCTTTTCTA GTATTGCATCCGAATTTGGAGTGCGAGGCTATCCAACAATTAAGCT CTTGAAAGGTGACTTGGCATACAACTACAGAGGACCTAGAACCAAAGATGATATAATTGAATTTGCTAATAGAGTGGCAGG acCTCTTATCAGGCCACTTCCTAGCCAGCAAATGTTTGAGCACGTGCAAAAGAGACATCGTGTACTTTTTGTGTATGTTGGTGGTGAATCTCCTTTAAAG gaaaaatacattGAGGTTGCTTCAGAACTAATAGTTTATAcatactttttttctgcctcagaaGATGTGCTGCCTGAG TATGTGACATTGCCTGAATTGCCTGCTGTTATGGTCTTCAAAGATGGAACTTACTTTGTTTATGATG aATATGAAGATGGTGATTTGTCATCCTGGATAAATAGAGAAAGATTTCAAGGTTACCTTCATGTAGATGGCTTTACACTGTATGAACTTGGAGATACAG GAAAACTTGTGGCTATTGCAGTCATTGATGATAAAAACTCTTCAGTGGAACATACCAG acTAAAGTCTATTATTCAGGAAGTCGCCAGAGATTATCGGGATCACTTTCACAG TGACTTGACAATCCCTACTATTGTTGTATTGAATACCTCCAATCAGCAGTATTTTCTACCAGATAGGCACATTGAGAGCACAGAAGACATGGTTCAGTTTATTAACAATATCCTGGATGGTACAGCTGAA GCACAGGGTGGTGATGGACTTCTGCAACGAATCAAGAGAATAATCTATGATGCCAAGTCTACTATAGTg TCTGTGTTCAAGAGTTCACCACTGCTGGGATGCTTTCTCTTTGGGTTGCCCTTGGGGGTCATCAGCATCATGTGTTATGGAATCTGCACAGCTGATACAGAGGGAGAGGTATTTGAGCATGAGGGAGCTAAAAAGGAAAGTGATGATCGGGAGCTCACAGATGAAGGCAGTGAGGAAGaacaagaggaggaaaagaatggaaaatacaCAGAACTTTCAGATGGAGAGCTTAAACAGAAAGAcataatggaaaagaaaaaagactga
- the TMX3 gene encoding protein disulfide-isomerase TMX3 isoform X2, whose protein sequence is MAAAPGGRPRCLLWAAVVAHVVASGAGFVEDLDESFKENHKDDIWLVDFYAPWCGHCKKLEPVWNEVGIEMRNMGSPVKVGKMDATSFSSIASEFGVRGYPTIKLLKGDLAYNYRGPRTKDDIIEFANRVAGPLIRPLPSQQMFEHVQKRHRVLFVYVGGESPLKEKYIEVASELIVYTYFFSASEDVLPEYVTLPELPAVMVFKDGTYFVYDEYEDGDLSSWINRERFQGYLHVDGFTLYELGDTGKLVAIAVIDDKNSSVEHTRLKSIIQEVARDYRDHFHRDFQFGHMDGNDYINSLLMDDLTIPTIVVLNTSNQQYFLPDRHIESTEDMVQFINNILDGTAEGLKIARSEE, encoded by the exons gTTTAAAGAAAACCATAAAGATGATATTTGGCTTGTAGAT TTTTATGCACCTTGGTGTGGCCACTGCAAGAAACTAGAGCCTGTGTGGAATGAAGTGGGCATAGAAATGAGAAACATGGGTTCTCCAGTAAAAGTTGGGAAGATGGATGCAACTTCCTTTTCTA GTATTGCATCCGAATTTGGAGTGCGAGGCTATCCAACAATTAAGCT CTTGAAAGGTGACTTGGCATACAACTACAGAGGACCTAGAACCAAAGATGATATAATTGAATTTGCTAATAGAGTGGCAGG acCTCTTATCAGGCCACTTCCTAGCCAGCAAATGTTTGAGCACGTGCAAAAGAGACATCGTGTACTTTTTGTGTATGTTGGTGGTGAATCTCCTTTAAAG gaaaaatacattGAGGTTGCTTCAGAACTAATAGTTTATAcatactttttttctgcctcagaaGATGTGCTGCCTGAG TATGTGACATTGCCTGAATTGCCTGCTGTTATGGTCTTCAAAGATGGAACTTACTTTGTTTATGATG aATATGAAGATGGTGATTTGTCATCCTGGATAAATAGAGAAAGATTTCAAGGTTACCTTCATGTAGATGGCTTTACACTGTATGAACTTGGAGATACAG GAAAACTTGTGGCTATTGCAGTCATTGATGATAAAAACTCTTCAGTGGAACATACCAG acTAAAGTCTATTATTCAGGAAGTCGCCAGAGATTATCGGGATCACTTTCACAG GGATTTTCAGTTTGGCCATATGGACGGAAATGATTACATTAATAGTTTACTAATGGA TGACTTGACAATCCCTACTATTGTTGTATTGAATACCTCCAATCAGCAGTATTTTCTACCAGATAGGCACATTGAGAGCACAGAAGACATGGTTCAGTTTATTAACAATATCCTGGATGGTACAGCTGAA GGACTTAAGATTGCAAGGTCAGAAGAATGA